One genomic segment of Brassica napus cultivar Da-Ae chromosome A3, Da-Ae, whole genome shotgun sequence includes these proteins:
- the LOC106393794 gene encoding glucan endo-1,3-beta-glucosidase 7-like, with translation MAISICFSLLLIVLSQFPSSHAEPFIGVNYGQVADNLPPPSETAKLIQSTSIQKVRLYGADPAIIKALAGTGVGIVIGTANGDLPSLAADPNAASQWISSNVLPFYPASKIILITVGNEVLLSKDPNLVSQLLPAMQNVQKALEAVSLGGKIKVSTVHAMSVLGSSEPPSSGSFASGYQAGLKDILQFLSDTGSPFAINPYPFFAYQSDPRPETLAFCLFQPNAGRPDHNTGITYMNMFDAQVDAVHSALKSMGFEKVEIVVAETGWASRGDPNEVGPSVDNAKAYNGNLIAHLRSMVGTPLMPGKPVDTYIFALYDENLKSGPSSERAFGLFKTDHSMAYDVGLAKSSGSSSSNSSSQTPSGKASTGWCVSKKDATDEQLQSSIDWACGQGIDCGPIQPGGACFEPNNVASHAAFAMNMYYQKSPKRPTDCDFSQTATITSQNPSYNSCVYPGGGGGAGSAGVMNKYVNSDKIESKKNGAVESKVYSSLSFLLIVVSLIVHVNM, from the exons ATGGCTATCTCCATCtgcttctctctcctcctcatCGTCCTTTCCCAGTTCCCTTCCTCAC ATGCAGAGCCCTTCATCGGAGTCAACTACGGTCAAGTCGCCGACAACCTCCCTCCGCCTTCTGAAACCGCAAAGCTCATTCAATCCACTTCCATCCAGAAGGTGCGACTCTACGGCGCCGATCCCGCCATCATCAAAGCTTTAGCCGGAACCGGCGTCGGCATCGTAATCGGCACAGCCAACGGAGATCTCCCCTCTCTCGCCGCCGATCCCAACGCCGCCTCTCAATGGATCAGCTCCAACGTCCTCCCTTTCTACCCCGCCTCCAAGATCATCCTCATCACCGTCGGCAACGAGGTTCTGCTCTCGAAAGACCCGAATCTGGTGAGCCAGCTCCTCCCGGCGATGCAGAACGTTCAAAAAGCGCTCGAGGCGGTGTCGCTCGGCGGGAAAATTAAGGTGTCGACGGTGCACGCGATGTCGGTGCTTGGTAGCTCAGAACCGCCGTCTTCCGGTTCGTTCGCGTCCGGTTATCAAGCCGGTTTAAAGGATATTCTGCAGTTTTTAAGCGATACCGGCTCGCCGTTCGCTATTAATCCGTATCCGTTCTTCGCTTATCAAAGTGACCCGAGACCCGAAACGCTGGCGTTTTGCCTCTTTCAGCCTAATGCGGGTCGACCCGACCATAACACCGGAATCACGTACATGAACATGTTCGATGCTCAG GTAGACGCGGTTCACTCGGCTTTGAAATCAATGGGATTCGAAAAGGTGGAGATCGTGGTGGCGGAAACAGGTTGGGCTTCACGAGGGGACCCCAACGAAGTTGGACCGAGCGTGGATAATGCTAAAGCTTACAACGGAAACCTAATAGCTCATCTAAGGTCAATGGTTGGCACACCTCTAATGCCTGGAAAGCCCGTCGACACTTACATTTTCGCACTCTACGATGAGAACCTGAAGAGTGGACCATCTTCTGAACGGGCCTTCGGGCTTTTCAAAACCGATCATTCCATGGCTTATGATGTTGGCCTTGCCAAGAGTAGCGGTAGTAGCAGCAGCAACAGTAGTAGTCAG aCGCCATCGGGAAAAGCGTCGACGGGGTGGTGTGTATCAAAGAAGGATGCCACGGATGAGCAGCTGCAATCGAGCATTGATTGGGCGTGCGGACAAGGAATAGACTGTGGGCCGATACAACCAGGAGGAGCTTGCTTCGAGCCAAACAATGTGGCGTCACATGCAGCTTTTGCCATGAATATGTATTACCAAAAGTCTCCTAAAAGGCCTACAGATTGTGATTTCTCTCAAACCGCAACAATCACCTCCCAAAACCCTA GTTATAACAGTTGCGTCTATCCtggaggtggaggaggagcAGGAAGTGCAGGAGTAATGAACAAATATGTGAACTCAGACAAAATAGAGAGCAAAAAGAATGGAGCAGTTGAATCAAAAGTTTATTCTTCTCTATCTTTTCTACTCATCGTTGTGTCCCTAATCGTCCATGTAAATATGTAA